TATTGTTGAATAATGAGAGGGAAAAGTCAGTCTCCTTGTGTATTTGTTGTTCTctgctctgtgttcacactcaTAGAACAAGACTTACTGCAGGTTCTTCCTGCTTTGCTCAGAGGCCTAacttatttcttttgtttttccatgtGAACCCTACCCTTCCTAActcttctctctgctgccacATGAAATAAGAGACGAGGCCCCATCCTCTCAGGCAAGCTGCATGTAGAAGACAAGTGCCAGAGTTTTTTTCCAAGATTACAATTAAATGACAATGAACAGACTTTGCAAACAACggaggagattttttttatctaaaacaCTTCAAAGATACATGAGCTGAATACTCTCCAGGCTGAAGATCTGAATGGAGATCGGTCCTACAAATTAAGAAAAGGTCTTGTTTTGTCTTATAGAAATGTGACATCTACTGGACATCTACTCTGACAGTTTCATATTAACCTTTAAGTTGGTTTAGCTGTTTAATATACTAAAAATAATCAAGCTTTAAGTAGGATCGACTGTTCTTCTCTTACCTGAGCAAGTCCTTCTATAACAACAGGTTCACTCAGAATCACAGATCCATCAACAGGCCACTCTAGTAAAACAGCATAGATGCTCCATTCCTGTGGTCTACAGGTGTACCTGTTGATGATTAAACATTCAGGAGGAAGATATGCAAAGCATTTTATTACTCAAAGGTTTTTACTTTGAGTTTGGATCCCTTATTTCTAATGTAATCTTTAATGTAAAGCAGCTTGATATACAGGTGTTGAGGTGCCCTGAGGACATTCAACtactgcaaacaaaaaaatatatacagtctttaacaaatttattagaccacttgtctcagagaccatccagcatcatgaagtgctttaatgcggactctttcattttcagtgagctctccacatttaaccattatGAACAGGAataaggaatttcaaactgaattcatctttttaaacccaaatttgagccggctcactgggcttctctgagaagtcagaaatcagaaaaaaaagtcagaaaaactcatttttctgttcaggaatgcaagtaaataactaaaatttgacatattaatcaagaaataataatgtgctttactattttttcagtttttttgtaaatcagcaaatttgaaaattcatggataacaataataatgatattttagcattaaaaatatcatttgggttaaagagcttctacatattggtgtattaaccattgcagaaacataaaaaatgattttggttttaccaatttttaccaatgctgttaatttagggcagctgtggcataaaccttattttgggtggtggtctaataaattggttaagcactgtatatccaTATCATTATATTGAAAAAATCCCTCATGATCTTTTCAGTCACATGCTACATTTTGACTTACTCATTACCAGAAAAGTACTTTCCTCCACATTAAATGATCAACAGGATGATTAAAGTGAATAACTGGTCTCTTAAACCAAATACATAAACTTAATCAAGGACCCACCAAACATTAGGAGTGACAGAGTCGTTCTGAGCCCGCCATGCTGTCGTGTTGTAGATGGCCTCTCCATTGACTTTCAGCCACTGACCCATCTGCCTCAGACGCTCCTCAAAGACCGGAGCGATCCGTCCATCGTGTGTCGGACCGACGTTCATCAGCAGGTTTCCTCCACAGGAAACGGTCTCTACTAAATTCTGAAACAGATACAGTCAGACAGAGTTTGATACACTGCAGCTGTGTTTAAGAAACACCAATGGGCTATGTATTAAACAGCACCAGGCAGGATGTTGTAGAGAATAATTCTCACTGTCCCATCAGAGTAATTATGGCCACATTTGACAAGCTgaacttgtattttttaataatctgCCGAAAGAAACAACTTTCAGTCAATAATCCTATaggtttttgcctctgttgtcTATAATAGTTAACCCAAAATTTGGGTCTAACAGTCAGAGAAAGGAGTTTATTgtcagtaaataaaaacactatttACTTATGCTCTGAAAGAATCTACAATTTCATGCATCTTTGTGTAGTCTACTTTTAAGAAACACTTAAACCACTGTCGGGGTCTTGCCCTCCTTAATAGGGGAACTTGTCAGACAGCTTGTTCTTCCTCCTGGAAAGACATCTCAAATGCTTTCAGCCTATCTCTCAgtctttttaatcacataaatTATTTAGAAGATCACTGACAGTTCCCTTGACAAAGAAGTTAACTTCAAAGTTATAAAAAGAAGGCAAGTGTTGCCAACTGAATAAGATCTTTATCATAGTATTAGAATtctgattagatttttaattatgttatttttttagagcaggatattttacattaatcaGGGCTAAGATGCTTGTTCAATGAAGGTCTATTTTCtgacactgtgactgttgagtggtcatcagagtaactctgtgactgtggagtgGTTGTTATGGTAAGTCTGTGATGGTTGTGTTGTCATCagattgactctgtgactgttgagtggtcatcagagtaactctgtgactgttgaatggtcatcagagtgactctgtgactgttgagtggtcatcagagtaactctgtgactgttgaatggtcatcagagtgactctgtgactgttgaatggtcatcagagtgactctttgactggtgagtggtcatcagagtgactctgtgactgttgagtggtcatcagagtaactcagtgactgtggAGTGGTTGTTATGGTAACTCAGTGACGGTTGTGTTGTCATCagattgactctgtgactgttgaatggttatcagtgtgactctgtgactttaAGAATAACTTTCTAttctaaattaaaaacagtttataCAGATGTTAGCTCATTCTATTCTGTAGGTGTTTATATGTTGTTGTTGGTTTGTATGTTGTTCACAGggagaaataaaaatacaaacactacTGGGTGACTCATTGAAATGGTTTACATATAAATTGGGATCACATCTCACCGCTACAAGCTGCTCGATGGTGAGGTAGTCCCTGAGAGGAGCGTTTCGTCTGTAGCCCCATGACTTTGTGTCGATTGTCATGCAGTTTTCCCATTTGTGTTTGAGCAAATGTCCTGGCTGGTAGCGGTCAGCACAAGTATAATATCCACCATGGGTGCAGATGGAACCACTGCCCCAACGATCATTTGTCACCACTGTCTCTCGAACAGGACTGTATAAGAGAAAAAGATTCATGTTTAGTAAAATTAAACATACATGTATCGCTTAAATTAGCCTGACTTTTTCTTACCTGTCATTATAGAGCCAGGCTAAGAATCCTGTGCTGTTCCAGTACGTATCTGGAGCATCTCCATCCCCATCAGACCACAGTATCTCTGGTTTGTATTTGACAATGAGCTCATAAAGCTCAGGCAGAGTTTTAGTGGTAGGAAAGTAGTTTGTTGTGAAGACATTGGCGGCGTCCTCTTCATAGAGTGGATTAAACCACTCGAAGAGAGAGTGGTACAGTCCTAAACGTAAGTCACTGTTGGCACGGAGGGCACTCACCACTTCACCAACCAAGTCTCGTTTTGGTCCCACATCCACTGCATTCCAGTtccaggagttttttgagcCCCACAGGGTGAAACCTGGAAAACAGAGATTAAGGACATCTAAAGCACAGCATTTCAACTCCAAATATTCCAGGTTGTAGTCCTAGTTTTTACTGCGATAGGAGGTGGATGATGTCCCCTACCCTCATGGTGTTTAGTTGTCAGGACGATGTACTTTGCTccagatgagacaaagatgTCCGTCCATTCTTCAGCGTCAAAGAACTCAGCAGTGAAGCGAGGTGCAAAGTCTTGATATTTGAATTCTGGAGGATAGTTTTGCTGCATAAAGTCAACATACGGTTTTAGTTTTTGCTTCTGCCAGTACCACCTggaacagaaaacaaacacacagcggcagaggagagaaaaataattttaaaaaacacattacgACATGAGAGACATTGTGTTGGATGATTAGTGgcagttgtttttcatttgcttTTAAGGAACAAGTTAAGCTTAAACTTTGGCATGAATATAACTGAATACAATagattgatttcttttttttcaaacagatttTCACTCTATAAATTACCCATCTCAATGGGGTCTTGATCATATTATTTAATCTCTTTAAGCAGATGGGTTTTCTCAGTTTGCAACTGATCAATTTCCAATTTTCTGGGtatttttactgaaataaagAGAGTCTAGTAGTCTAGGGTGATTCTTGACCAAAACACAGCACTTTAGGGTTATCTCATTGCAAACACAGTTGAGTCAGTCCTCTATGACTCACAACAGTGGCAGGGGTGgggtaaaatattaaaaagataCCTGCTGTATGTTGTGGAGCATCAGCGCACAACTTTTGTCAAATCTTACCCAATAAGAAgacactgaagagggcactttgtcacagtTTGTGCACTATAAAGGGCCAAAATGAGGCCATTTCAACAGGTTTTGCCCAATTTAGCCCACTACtaaggcactttgtcaaatttgctGAGTGAGAGGGTACAAAAGAGGGTACTTTATCAACTGCCACAAAAAGGGCATCAAATAGAGGACTTTCTGTAAAATTTGACCGTAACGatggcaccaaagagggcactttgtcaaatgtgGCCCACTAAAAGGAAACTTTGCCCTCTTAGAGGCAAACAAAGAGGATACTTTGTCAATTTTGCCCACAAAGAAGGCATCAAATTGAGCACTTTCTCTAAAATTTGACCACTACAAGAGCACCAGAAAGAGCCCTTTTGTCAAGTGTTTACCACTTTGTCAATTGTGGCCCACTAAAAGGACACTTTGCCCTCTTGGAGGCAATCAAAGCAGGTAGTTTGTCAATTTTATCCACAAAGAGGGCACCAGAgagagcactttgtcaaattttgcccagTGTGTCTACTTCTATCCACTGAGACCAATTTTTACCACCAGGAGAGCACAAAGGAGGCCACTTTATCAAATATGATCCACTGGGGGCATCCTAGTGGGCACCTTATCTTCCAAAGGGACCTTTAAGAGGATACTTTATGATGTTTATCTGCTTAGAGGATTCTTTCACCgttcttttttgtctctttaaacatTAGGGTACCAGGGGGGCTGATATCCCCCTCTGCTCCGCTCAGTGTCCACCTGTATGATCTTCATCAGCCATTCACCAGATTTGATCTTAGGCTGATTGGAAGAGAGCCATAGAGCAAATATTGATCTTTGAGCATCTGGCCTATCTTAACATGTCTAATAGGAAACACCATCTGATGTTTCACTACAAAGTTAAGGAAACAAATTGCTCATACTTCCTGGTTCCCTCGTATTTTGGAAAGTTTATATCATTTGGTTGTATAATGTTAATGTATGAGGAGCAAAGCTTACCAGAACCACTCGCTGCCGAAGCTGGGAACAGAAAAGACCCCCCAGTGAATGAAGATGCCAAACTTTGCCTGGTCATACCAGTCTGGCAGTGGTCTGGAGTCAATAGACTCCCAGTTCGGTTCATATCTTGCTCTGCTGGTTCCAATCAGCAGCATTGATAGAAGGAAAGATGCGGTTAACCATCccattttgggggaattttagCCAGTGTGGTAAAATGATGCGGATCACTGGAAGGGTATCACATGATAACACACTGACTTGACAGTAGAGGCTTATGCTGCGCTTGTATTCCGACTTGTTATTCCTACTTCCGATCAGGAAGTGGCAAATGTGATCTCCGTCGTATTTACAAATCGTGAACTCGTTCTTTGACAGAGCACCCCGACCGCGACGACACAACACGGCGGCACAGAGCATTAAGTGTTGTGATTTAGACCTGTTTTCAGAACCTTTTGCTGTTTCCTGGTGCAGTTTTAGAAACTCTAGACACAGCACTACCCAACATCTGCCTGCTGTGTGTACTAACAGTGCTGTAATGCATCACATCCCGGAGAACACTAAAACTTAAGATAACATCCTGAATACACTTAGAGAAAGCAGTCCTCTTACACGGTGGATGTTGCATTTACTAACTCTTGATCCGCCGGCGGCACAAAACCAATCCTATGTAACGCAACGCCGCTTTCCCGGGCGACTCTGCATTCTAAATCTCGCGCTCCCACGCATGCGTGGTTTGCCTCTCTTTCCGGAAGACGGTAATGTTTTGGTTCTGAACGCTGAATCGTCCACACATGCATGGCTACGTTGACTGTCACTGTCATATCTCTGCGGGGGATTTTGACAaggtttgtttgtatttttagaattaaaatggataaagaaGTTCTTGAATAGTTTATTATGCTTTCCTTTAACTCTTTTGTTTTCCAGGACATAGAGGAGGTGGTAGAGAACTCCAAAAAGGCGAGCCtcttaattttcaatttttacagataaaaacagatttatagaAAATTGTGGgcactgatttctttttttattgtttccaGGCAGGGTTATTGGCTTTGTTAGCAGTGGCCGAGCATGCAGGAGAATTTGAAAAGATCATCGAGCTGTCACAGAGGTAAATATATCTGCTAAAGTGAtataatttcactttaaaatgttaatgtgtcTATTAATGACATCATGACTTGTCTCTAGGTTTCCAGGATTTATCTTCCCCTGTTTAGGTGTTCATCCTGTTCAAGAAGTTTCCCCAGAGAAACAAAGGGGGGCAACTGCACAGGTAGGGTCAAGTTTAAAGGATCAGTTCACCATTTTAATTAAAACTACGTGGCAGCAGGGGTAGTGTTGGTCAGGAGGCCCCAGATCAATAAGGGGCCCTCATCAAGTATATGTGGCCGCTCTCCAGGGTCGGCCAAATTATTTTACTTATGTTTTGGAAAGCATTTAAAGTTACCCCAAACACGCATTTACCTTAAGACACTTTTAAGACAGCAAATTGGCAGTAAGTACATCAGAGTCAGACTAGTTTGACGCTCAATCAATGTGGTTTATTTggaacaaattttaaaatatatatatatatatatatatatatattttttttttttttttttttttttgcaggatctTGACGCTGCTCTACCCATTATAGAGAAATACAAAGAACACCTTGTGGCTATTGGGGAGGTATTTATTTACTATTTCCATTCATTAATCAATAGCAGTTTGCTTTCCTAGctctcatttattttcattttaacaattctcacttttttcattcataatttCAGGTTGGTTTAGATTTTACACCCAGATATGTCAGCAGTGACTCTGATAAAGAGAGCCAAAGACAGGTTCTTATCCATCAGGCACAGATAGCCAAGGAGCTGGATCTCCCTCTGTGAGTACCACAGTACTATAAGTCAAAGATTAGATTATTCAAGAATATAAATATAAGATGCTTGTTGGGCATGCTTAGAAAGTTAAAGTATCCacctttgttttgaaaaatcaataaagaataaatgaaaataattgcatgttgtgttttattcttTAGAAATGTTCATTCAAGATCAGCAGGAAGACCCACCATCCAACTCCTCAAAGAGCAGGGTAccttttgtttttcacatttatcttcCAATAAACCATTTAAACTTCCATCTGAGAAGACAGTGCAGTTCCTCTTATTCTCCACTAGGTGTCGAAAAAGTCCTACTTCATGCTTTTGATGGTAAACCGTCTGTCGCCATGGAGGGGGTGAAGGCTGGATATTTCTTTTCTATCCCACCATCCATAATACGGAGTGAACAGGTACAGCAGGACTCAGGATCATAATAAATACACACTCTAGTATAACCCAGCTTGATTTAAATATTCCACTCAGGAATGATAGCTCATTTCCTAAGAAATATTTCATCCTAATTGCTCATGAATGTGAGTAAAAACATATtggttgttgctgttttttttaagatatattgtTTTGTGTAGATAATTGACATTGTTTGCTAACAAAACCACCTGAAGTTTTCAAAAATCACAGACATCTTTATTTGATTCTCACTGGTTGCCTCTGTCAGTAAATATTAATGATTTTTGTGACTTTCCACTAAGAAGCAGAAACTTGTGAAACAGCTGCCATTAGAGAACATCTGCCTGGAAACTGATTCACCTGCTCTTGGGCCAGAGAAGCAGGTAAAGTACGTTTCTGTTAAATCATAGAGTATATATGAGTATAAAACTAAACCAGGAGCTTGTTTATGGCTAAGACAGATTTTTATTCCTTATTGTCAAGGATTGGGTTTAGCTGTAGACTtcctgttttgtatttttaagatACTTCTGAGACATAGACTTTCCTCTTTTTAGTCAGTATACCTAAAAGCTTATTCCTTCACCCAGTTATGTTATCAATCTTGCTTTATGTCCTGATCACAGGTGAGAAATGAGCCCAAAAACATCAGTATCTCTGCTGAGTACATCAGTAAGATTAAAGGAGTGTCGCTGCAGATGGTGATGGAGGTGACGACACAGAACGCTCTCAGACTCTTCCCAAAGCTAAAGGCTGCCATCAAACCCTGACAAAGACTTAAAGAGTCAAGTCGTATGGCTGGATTATTTTTAACACATCCAAGTACCTAAACATGGAAGTCTGTTATACTGGGATATCCtggagtgaaaataaataacagtgtCAGAGGCTTCAGAGGGACATTATAGTGGACTTGATGACTTAAGGACATGTATTTATGTTTATCATCTCttaaataaaggcagaggatggaacaATTTACCACACATCTCCTGTATTTGTCATGTAGGTGATGTATCTTAAACATCCAGCATTACAAAACACTTTGCCAATGCAGCATGATAATAAAAACTGACATCAACCTCAGTCCTCAGTGGGTGTCATAATAAAGTAAATATAACTCTCTCtggtcatgtttttaatggcCCATCTACTGACCTAAGGAGAGCAGTGATATCAATTTGCCAGTAGTTTTCCAGACAttttcattacatatttttatgttgtgGTTTATCATTTAACATCAGTTATAGCCAAACTATACTGACCCTGAATCACTCACAGCTCACGGCTATCTGGAATATCACAAGTCCTCCTCATAAAATGGTTCTTTTGAGCTCTGTGTTTCACCCTGTTGTTGAATAATTGAGATAGTTTCCAATGCTAACACATCGCAGAAACTCTGTGCTTGATTAAACACTTTTGTTATAAATACTGAGCCAATGCCTGCTTATGGGATGTATTTTCACCATGAAAACTAAGTTTCCTTTTAATTTTTCTCCATCAAAGACACTGAAATTGACACAACTCAGCACTGCTGTAGATCAACTTGCTATAAACAGTGAAGGTGGGATAAGTACAGAAGCTCTAAGTGGACATACCTccataaactttatttaattcTGTGCACCCGTGATATCgagtaatttttttaatgagatCTTCATTTATATATCCTATTTTCTTGTGATACAAATATTGGTTTTTCCTACAGTAACAAGTTGTATaagataaacaacatatcagacgtTGAAGCAAAGACGTTTTACTGtggatggatgcagtatgtggtgTAGCATTGTCTTGTTAAAATATGCAAggtcttccctgaaagagacgtcttAATGGGAGcatttgttgctttaaaacttttagatacttttcagcattgatagtgcctttccggatgtgtaagctgcccacatcCCTTTTCACACTAATGCAACTctgtaccatcagagatgcatgCTTTTGAACTATACACTGAAAACAAGTTGGATTCGGCATGGACACGGCATCATGTGACaacaattttcaatttttgatacacctgaccacagaatagttttccattttgcctcagtccattttaaataagctttggcccagataagacagcagcatttctgggttgttttcacatatggctttttctctgcatgatacagttttaacttgcatttgtggatggcacagagAACT
This genomic window from Cheilinus undulatus linkage group 18, ASM1832078v1, whole genome shotgun sequence contains:
- the fuca2 gene encoding plasma alpha-L-fucosidase, giving the protein MGWLTASFLLSMLLIGTSRARYEPNWESIDSRPLPDWYDQAKFGIFIHWGVFSVPSFGSEWFWWYWQKQKLKPYVDFMQQNYPPEFKYQDFAPRFTAEFFDAEEWTDIFVSSGAKYIVLTTKHHEGFTLWGSKNSWNWNAVDVGPKRDLVGEVVSALRANSDLRLGLYHSLFEWFNPLYEEDAANVFTTNYFPTTKTLPELYELIVKYKPEILWSDGDGDAPDTYWNSTGFLAWLYNDSPVRETVVTNDRWGSGSICTHGGYYTCADRYQPGHLLKHKWENCMTIDTKSWGYRRNAPLRDYLTIEQLVANLVETVSCGGNLLMNVGPTHDGRIAPVFEERLRQMGQWLKVNGEAIYNTTAWRAQNDSVTPNVWYTCRPQEWSIYAVLLEWPVDGSVILSEPVVIEGLAQVALLGHGSLQWEPIKPYGLRVFLPHLSFRQMPCQWAWTLKLTGAT
- the LOC121526110 gene encoding tatD DNase domain containing 3-like isoform X1 — its product is MHGYVDCHCHISAGDFDKDIEEVVENSKKAGLLALLAVAEHAGEFEKIIELSQRFPGFIFPCLGVHPVQEVSPEKQRGATAQDLDAALPIIEKYKEHLVAIGEVGLDFTPRYVSSDSDKESQRQVLIHQAQIAKELDLPLNVHSRSAGRPTIQLLKEQGVEKVLLHAFDGKPSVAMEGVKAGYFFSIPPSIIRSEQKQKLVKQLPLENICLETDSPALGPEKQVRNEPKNISISAEYISKIKGVSLQMVMEVTTQNALRLFPKLKAAIKP
- the LOC121526110 gene encoding tatD DNase domain containing 3-like isoform X2; its protein translation is MHGYVDCHCHISAGDFDKDIEEVVENSKKAGLLALLAVAEHAGEFEKIIELSQRFPGFIFPCLGVHPVQEVSPEKQRGATAQDLDAALPIIEKYKEHLVAIGEVGLDFTPRYVSSDSDKESQRQVLIHQAQIAKELDLPLNVHSRSAGRPTIQLLKEQGVEKVLLHAFDGKPSVAMEGVKAGYFFSIPPSIIRSEQQKLVKQLPLENICLETDSPALGPEKQVRNEPKNISISAEYISKIKGVSLQMVMEVTTQNALRLFPKLKAAIKP
- the LOC121526110 gene encoding tatD DNase domain containing 3-like isoform X3, with amino-acid sequence MHGYVDCHCHISAGDFDKDIEEVVENSKKAGLLALLAVAEHAGEFEKIIELSQRFPGFIFPCLGVHPVQEVSPEKQRGATAQDLDAALPIIEKYKEHLVAIGEVGLDFTPRYVSSDSDKESQRQVLIHQAQIAKELDLPLNVHSRSAGRPTIQLLKEQVLLHAFDGKPSVAMEGVKAGYFFSIPPSIIRSEQKQKLVKQLPLENICLETDSPALGPEKQVRNEPKNISISAEYISKIKGVSLQMVMEVTTQNALRLFPKLKAAIKP
- the LOC121526110 gene encoding tatD DNase domain containing 3-like isoform X4 codes for the protein MHGYVDCHCHISAGDFDKDIEEVVENSKKAGLLALLAVAEHAGEFEKIIELSQRFPGFIFPCLGVHPVQEVSPEKQRGATAQDLDAALPIIEKYKEHLVAIGEVGLDFTPRYVSSDSDKESQRQVLIHQAQIAKELDLPLNVHSRSAGRPTIQLLKEQVLLHAFDGKPSVAMEGVKAGYFFSIPPSIIRSEQQKLVKQLPLENICLETDSPALGPEKQVRNEPKNISISAEYISKIKGVSLQMVMEVTTQNALRLFPKLKAAIKP